In Cloacibacterium caeni, a single window of DNA contains:
- a CDS encoding sensor histidine kinase translates to MIRHLPDAVLLVLIFAIVILLMFVGFIILVVMVYRKKQIVFIKEKLLQEIEYRNQILEKELEIQKKIQEERERISHDMHDDLGAGISALKLQAEFLKQKINEQHLKEDINDLLKTSEEMNLSMREMLWSLNSNNDTLGNFIQYLTIYSENFFKKTEIEIKIDRKVDHPEKQLNAETRRHLFLCAKEALNNIYKHSQTRSLSIFFLLEKDIFTLEIIDDGIGIQNKRKSGNGLHNMERRMNAIEGSFEIKPSKKGLHLLFQVQL, encoded by the coding sequence TTGATTAGACATTTGCCAGACGCTGTTTTATTAGTTTTAATCTTTGCAATCGTTATTTTACTAATGTTTGTAGGGTTTATTATTTTAGTAGTCATGGTATATAGAAAGAAACAAATAGTTTTTATCAAAGAAAAATTGCTCCAAGAAATAGAATATCGAAACCAAATTCTGGAAAAAGAATTAGAAATACAAAAGAAAATTCAAGAAGAAAGGGAAAGAATCTCTCATGATATGCATGATGATTTAGGTGCGGGAATCTCTGCGCTAAAACTTCAAGCAGAATTTTTAAAACAAAAAATAAACGAACAACACCTCAAAGAAGATATTAATGATTTACTTAAGACATCAGAAGAAATGAATCTTTCTATGAGAGAAATGCTCTGGAGTCTTAATTCCAATAATGACACTCTAGGCAATTTTATTCAGTATTTGACCATTTATTCCGAAAATTTTTTCAAAAAAACAGAGATTGAGATTAAGATAGATAGAAAAGTAGACCATCCAGAGAAACAACTTAATGCAGAAACCAGAAGACATCTTTTTTTATGTGCCAAAGAAGCATTAAATAATATTTACAAACACAGTCAGACAAGAAGTCTTAGCATATTTTTTCTTTTAGAGAAAGATATTTTTACCTTAGAAATTATTGATGATGGAATTGGAATCCAAAATAAAAGGAAATCAGGAAATGGCCTGCATAATATGGAAAGAAGAATGAATGCAATAGAGGGTAGTTTTGAGATAAAACCCTCTAAAAAAGGGCTGCATCTCCTCTTTCAGGTGCAACTGTAA
- the fbp gene encoding class 1 fructose-bisphosphatase: MSEQTFQTLGEFIIDKQDDFKYSTGELSRLLSAIRLASKVVNREVNKAGIAEIIGHAGNQNVQGEDQQKLDVLANNLFIEALSQREVVCGIASEESDDFIEIKATSNAHLNKYVVLIDPLDGSSNIDVNVSVGTIFSIYRRVTEPGTPVQLKDFLQKGVKQVAAGYVVYGSSTMIVYTTGNGVNGFTLDPSIGTYYLSHPNMKFPTTGKIYSINEGNYIKFPQGVKDYIKYCQLEEGDRPYTSRYIGSLVSDFHRNMIKGGIYIYPSTSQSPKGKLRLLYECNPMALLAEQAGGKASDGYRRILEIEPTELHQRVPFFCGSAAMVTKAEEFMAKALKP; encoded by the coding sequence ATGTCTGAACAAACTTTTCAAACTTTAGGTGAATTTATCATTGACAAACAAGACGATTTTAAATATTCTACCGGGGAACTCTCTAGACTTTTGAGCGCCATCAGATTGGCTTCTAAAGTAGTGAATAGAGAAGTAAACAAGGCGGGAATCGCAGAAATCATCGGTCATGCTGGAAACCAGAATGTGCAAGGTGAAGACCAACAAAAACTAGATGTTTTAGCCAATAATCTTTTTATTGAAGCGCTTTCTCAGCGTGAAGTAGTCTGCGGAATTGCCTCTGAAGAAAGTGATGATTTTATAGAAATTAAAGCGACAAGCAACGCTCACCTTAATAAATATGTGGTTTTGATTGATCCATTAGATGGTTCATCTAATATTGATGTAAATGTTTCAGTAGGAACCATTTTCTCTATCTACAGACGTGTTACGGAACCTGGAACACCTGTTCAACTCAAAGATTTTTTACAAAAAGGCGTAAAACAAGTAGCAGCTGGTTATGTAGTTTACGGAAGTTCTACCATGATTGTATACACTACAGGAAATGGCGTAAATGGATTTACGCTTGACCCTTCTATTGGTACATATTACCTTTCTCACCCGAATATGAAATTCCCAACAACTGGAAAAATTTATTCCATTAACGAAGGAAATTACATTAAATTTCCTCAAGGTGTGAAAGATTACATTAAATATTGTCAGTTAGAAGAAGGTGACAGACCTTATACTTCTCGATATATTGGTTCATTGGTTTCAGATTTTCACAGAAATATGATTAAAGGAGGAATTTACATCTATCCTTCTACGTCACAATCTCCAAAAGGAAAACTAAGATTATTATACGAATGTAATCCAATGGCATTATTAGCAGAACAAGCTGGCGGAAAAGCGAGTGATGGCTACAGAAGAATTCTGGAAATAGAACCTACAGAATTGCACCAAAGAGTACCTTTCTTCTGCGGAAGTGCTGCAATGGTAACCAAAGCCGAAGAATTTATGGCAAAAGCTTTAAAACCTTAG
- a CDS encoding o-succinylbenzoate synthase, giving the protein MNAQFTRHELIFKQASGTSRGVLTTKETYLLEISENNKKGIGECAIFRGLSYDDVPDYEEKLTWLCDNINQDFEVLKKELLHYPSIIFGLEQALLNLKYGSDIYFPSDFTDGKDSIKINGLIWMGNADFMQSQIEEKLAKGFDCIKLKIGVDWKSEKEIIKKLREKFPKEQLELRVDANGAFSYDEASMVLQELADLGIHSIEQPIKKSQVKSKKSQEIDEINSTDCCVPWNEMAKLCAETPTPIALDEELIGVIDFEDKKKLLETIKPQYIILKPALVGGFSGSDEWIAIAESLGINWWITSALESNIGLNAICQYTYTKKNPLPQGLGTGALFTNNFETHLQLEGDQMWHKKTSYC; this is encoded by the coding sequence ATGAACGCTCAATTTACCAGACACGAACTCATCTTTAAACAAGCGAGTGGAACTTCTAGAGGAGTTCTTACCACTAAGGAAACTTATCTTTTAGAAATTTCAGAAAATAACAAAAAAGGAATTGGCGAATGTGCCATTTTCAGAGGATTGAGCTATGATGATGTTCCTGATTATGAAGAAAAACTTACTTGGCTTTGTGATAACATCAATCAAGATTTTGAAGTTTTAAAAAAAGAACTTCTTCATTATCCTTCCATAATTTTTGGATTAGAACAGGCTTTGTTAAATTTAAAATATGGCTCAGATATTTATTTTCCGAGTGATTTTACTGATGGTAAAGATTCTATAAAAATCAATGGACTGATCTGGATGGGAAATGCAGATTTTATGCAATCTCAAATTGAAGAAAAATTAGCAAAAGGTTTTGACTGTATTAAATTAAAAATCGGGGTAGATTGGAAATCTGAAAAAGAAATCATCAAAAAACTCAGAGAAAAATTCCCGAAAGAACAATTGGAACTAAGAGTAGATGCTAATGGTGCTTTTTCTTATGATGAAGCTAGTATGGTTTTACAAGAATTGGCAGATTTAGGAATTCATTCGATTGAACAACCGATAAAGAAGAGCCAAGTAAAAAGTAAAAAGAGCCAAGAAATTGATGAAATAAATTCAACGGACTGCTGTGTTCCTTGGAATGAAATGGCGAAATTATGTGCAGAAACACCTACTCCTATTGCTTTAGATGAGGAACTTATCGGCGTGATAGATTTTGAAGATAAAAAGAAACTTTTAGAAACCATTAAACCACAATACATTATTCTAAAACCAGCTTTAGTGGGCGGATTTTCTGGCTCTGATGAATGGATTGCCATTGCAGAAAGTTTAGGAATCAACTGGTGGATTACTTCTGCTTTAGAAAGCAATATTGGCTTGAATGCGATTTGCCAGTACACTTACACCAAGAAAAATCCTTTACCTCAAGGATTAGGAACAGGCGCACTTTTCACGAATAATTTTGAAACTCATTTGCAATTAGAAGGCGACCAAATGTGGCATAAAAAAACGTCTTATTGTTAA
- a CDS encoding T9SS type B sorting domain-containing protein gives MKLKKNYSFFIAILLISFSFFKAQTASDFFISDAKNEREVLVNCNYPLVNGNCVALTANYPSFKQTDNYAVSSINYTPYAVVNKTVITGNLDDSFSEIIDLPFKFCFYGQVYKQLVIGSNGMISFDTFQANQANPANFSEALPNQNLPKEAIFGVFHDMFFSESNGSEINYAVIGTAPYRKFVVNFRNGRISGCDSEASSSQIVLSEGSNNIEIFVVNKPLACDLASVKNAVIGINDATGDLGLAAPGRNTGNWSAQNEAWVFTPNADSLTPKIKWYDSNNNIIGTNKDLKVCPTKNETYRVEIIYTNCNNEEIIYSDTINVNFAADYPLVKDYSKIFCNNTELVKLKDYKSSIVTGNPSLFNFEFIDAATGLAVDENTPFSISANRNFKVTVSNKNDANCKKVANLSFLSQNIYNDKPVICDFANDGIENNFLLSNLNSQLVGTDYQGTVSYFTSFNDANNDHNAITNYNLNNGTQFYIRLVQGGCVNVLGPIEVRFNSSPVVNNASLNVTICDNNDDGVENFNWAENLKNKLTTESGMSIRVFNTYDEAFTALPNQLGLTQIREGNYKVYARVQSTSGCFSIAEVNMNVTFNSIEAINVDKYICFDGNEDKTIDLSNYKNEMLRNPSGEEHVDFFGSLRNAQNNSNKIDPIQTITNNGDYISKSFYARFSNGDCYTIKRIRIVLVKLTVNKDKFKVCDIKNDGLERITLSKYTREINNQSGTRVAFYLSEPEARDGSTTGLRFLDLRSSSTELFARISLPDCFLVVRITFNLVRTPNIVTEIVREFPIYCDNLADGKENIDLTKLEPLINTNIELVEFSYFKSYNAQNGTFADPYSEPSNTEVQDGDILYVKVKFIDSDCFSVAKVTVKLPVINDVINLKEKAVLKICNEDFSVSETFNLEEAVSQLFYQQNNNVLLENLQITYYVNENSAKQGTSAGKISAPSSYVSTAANTYVYARFQSQYGCYSIAPINLLFVLPAKAINSEITICDNNLDGAYDVNLLAYKDSMVQNPSEENIFKFYKVLPGNNSPGEEITNPGHFILDANTSKIWVYVENLPNCGSYAEINFKKGEVLTLDKKQFKIDNICDINNDKKEIIDLTGFERNFSSPFTYEYYGNQSDLWLGQNKIQNPASYAYDGNSGDPTIYVKVSQEGFCPDFYTINVVLKTTPMIEIPDYYYCKNDEIGLEIRPNFNGLNVEKYHWEFPGGTIKDGVDYLTNIKTLGTYTLTLTNSLGCTYTTTFKVLNEETPRIVSLTGKNDYYTIKAEGIPGKKIVYSKDLETWHDSNVFYNLEAGDYTFYVKYADSDCYGDSIKGKIFNLKNAFSPNGDGINDYWELTGLDVFSNNSTLQIFDRYGNMVYKEVSNTEFRWDGKSNSRVLNSDTYWFVITAGDERIYKGWIYLKNKK, from the coding sequence ATGAAACTTAAAAAAAACTATAGCTTTTTTATTGCCATTTTACTAATTTCTTTCAGCTTTTTTAAAGCCCAAACCGCATCAGACTTTTTTATTTCTGATGCTAAAAACGAAAGAGAAGTCTTAGTAAACTGTAACTATCCTTTAGTTAATGGTAATTGTGTAGCATTAACTGCAAATTATCCTTCTTTTAAACAAACAGATAATTATGCCGTATCCTCTATTAACTATACTCCTTACGCTGTAGTTAATAAAACTGTTATTACAGGTAATTTAGATGATTCTTTCTCGGAAATAATTGATTTACCATTTAAATTTTGTTTTTATGGACAAGTTTATAAACAATTGGTTATAGGCTCTAATGGAATGATAAGTTTTGATACTTTTCAAGCCAATCAAGCCAATCCTGCCAATTTTTCAGAAGCTTTACCAAATCAAAATTTACCTAAAGAAGCCATTTTTGGAGTCTTTCATGATATGTTTTTTTCAGAATCAAATGGTTCTGAAATTAATTATGCGGTAATAGGAACGGCACCATATAGAAAATTTGTGGTTAATTTCAGAAATGGTAGAATTTCTGGATGTGATTCTGAGGCTTCGTCATCTCAAATCGTTTTATCAGAAGGAAGTAATAATATAGAAATTTTTGTAGTAAATAAACCACTTGCATGTGATCTTGCAAGTGTTAAAAATGCCGTAATAGGAATTAATGATGCTACTGGAGACTTAGGACTTGCAGCTCCAGGAAGAAATACAGGTAATTGGTCTGCGCAAAATGAAGCTTGGGTATTTACTCCAAATGCAGATTCATTAACACCAAAGATTAAATGGTATGATAGTAATAATAATATTATTGGGACAAATAAAGATTTGAAGGTTTGTCCTACCAAAAATGAAACGTATAGAGTAGAGATTATTTACACCAATTGTAATAATGAAGAAATAATTTATTCTGATACCATAAATGTTAATTTTGCTGCAGATTATCCACTCGTAAAAGACTATAGCAAAATTTTTTGTAATAATACGGAGCTAGTAAAATTGAAAGATTATAAAAGCTCCATTGTAACCGGAAATCCTTCTCTTTTTAACTTTGAGTTTATAGATGCGGCAACTGGTTTGGCGGTAGACGAAAATACTCCTTTCTCGATAAGTGCGAATAGAAATTTTAAAGTTACAGTTTCTAATAAGAATGATGCTAATTGTAAAAAAGTGGCTAATCTATCATTTCTTTCTCAGAATATTTACAATGACAAGCCAGTAATATGTGATTTTGCTAATGATGGAATAGAAAACAATTTTTTATTAAGTAATCTAAATTCACAATTAGTAGGAACAGATTATCAAGGAACAGTTTCTTATTTCACATCTTTTAATGATGCAAACAATGATCATAATGCAATTACAAATTATAACTTAAATAATGGAACTCAATTCTATATAAGGCTTGTTCAAGGGGGATGCGTAAATGTTTTAGGCCCAATCGAAGTTAGATTTAACTCATCTCCTGTTGTAAATAATGCCTCATTAAATGTGACAATATGCGATAATAATGATGACGGAGTAGAAAATTTTAATTGGGCAGAAAACTTAAAGAATAAATTAACTACAGAATCAGGAATGTCTATAAGGGTTTTTAATACTTATGATGAGGCATTCACTGCATTACCTAATCAATTAGGACTTACCCAGATCAGGGAAGGAAATTATAAAGTATATGCTAGAGTACAAAGTACTTCGGGTTGTTTCTCCATTGCCGAGGTTAATATGAATGTGACTTTTAATTCCATTGAGGCAATAAATGTAGATAAATATATATGTTTTGATGGTAATGAGGATAAAACCATAGATCTAAGTAATTACAAAAATGAAATGTTGAGAAATCCATCAGGAGAAGAACATGTTGATTTTTTTGGATCTTTAAGAAATGCACAAAATAATTCAAATAAAATTGATCCTATTCAGACAATTACTAATAATGGCGATTATATAAGCAAAAGTTTTTATGCTAGATTTAGTAATGGCGATTGTTATACCATAAAGAGAATAAGAATAGTTCTCGTAAAACTTACTGTAAATAAAGATAAATTTAAAGTCTGCGATATAAAAAATGACGGCTTAGAGAGAATTACACTAAGCAAGTATACTCGTGAAATAAACAATCAAAGCGGAACTAGAGTTGCCTTTTATCTATCTGAACCTGAAGCAAGAGATGGTTCTACAACCGGTTTAAGATTTTTAGATCTCAGATCAAGCTCTACAGAGTTGTTTGCTAGAATAAGTTTACCAGATTGTTTTTTAGTAGTTCGTATAACTTTCAACCTAGTACGTACTCCAAATATCGTTACCGAAATAGTACGAGAATTCCCTATTTATTGTGATAATCTTGCTGATGGAAAAGAAAATATAGACCTTACAAAGCTTGAACCATTAATTAATACAAATATTGAGCTGGTGGAGTTTTCTTATTTTAAAAGCTATAATGCACAAAACGGTACTTTTGCAGACCCTTATTCAGAACCATCAAATACAGAAGTTCAAGATGGAGATATTTTATATGTAAAAGTTAAATTTATAGATTCTGATTGTTTTTCTGTTGCAAAAGTTACGGTAAAATTACCCGTCATTAACGATGTAATTAATTTAAAAGAAAAAGCGGTTTTAAAAATATGTAATGAGGATTTTTCGGTCAGTGAAACCTTCAATTTAGAAGAGGCAGTCTCTCAACTATTTTACCAACAAAATAATAATGTTTTGTTAGAAAATCTTCAAATTACTTATTATGTAAACGAAAATTCTGCAAAACAAGGAACCTCGGCAGGAAAGATTTCTGCACCTAGCTCTTATGTTTCTACCGCTGCTAACACTTATGTTTACGCTAGATTTCAGTCACAATACGGATGTTATTCTATAGCTCCAATTAATTTATTATTTGTACTCCCAGCTAAAGCAATTAATTCAGAAATTACTATTTGTGACAATAATTTAGACGGAGCGTATGATGTAAATCTGCTTGCATATAAAGATAGTATGGTACAAAATCCTAGTGAGGAGAATATATTTAAATTTTATAAAGTATTACCTGGTAATAATTCTCCTGGAGAAGAAATTACAAATCCTGGACATTTTATACTTGATGCTAATACTTCTAAAATTTGGGTATATGTAGAAAATTTACCTAACTGTGGAAGTTATGCAGAGATTAATTTTAAGAAAGGGGAAGTATTGACTCTTGATAAAAAACAATTTAAAATAGATAATATTTGTGATATAAATAATGACAAAAAAGAAATAATAGACCTTACAGGTTTCGAAAGAAATTTTAGCTCGCCTTTCACTTATGAATATTATGGTAATCAGTCTGATTTATGGCTAGGTCAAAATAAAATTCAAAATCCTGCATCTTATGCTTATGATGGAAATAGTGGGGATCCTACCATTTATGTGAAGGTTTCTCAAGAAGGTTTTTGTCCAGATTTTTATACCATAAATGTTGTTTTGAAGACAACACCTATGATTGAAATTCCTGACTATTATTATTGTAAAAATGATGAAATAGGATTAGAAATAAGGCCAAATTTCAATGGGCTAAATGTGGAGAAATATCATTGGGAGTTCCCAGGCGGAACGATTAAAGATGGAGTTGATTATTTAACAAATATCAAAACCTTAGGAACATATACATTAACATTAACCAATTCACTAGGTTGTACATATACTACAACGTTTAAAGTTTTAAATGAAGAAACTCCTAGAATTGTATCTTTAACTGGAAAAAATGATTATTACACCATAAAAGCTGAGGGTATACCAGGCAAAAAAATAGTCTATTCTAAGGATTTGGAAACTTGGCATGACAGTAATGTATTTTATAATTTAGAGGCTGGTGATTATACTTTTTATGTAAAATATGCAGATTCAGATTGCTATGGAGATTCTATTAAAGGAAAAATTTTTAATCTGAAAAATGCTTTTTCACCAAATGGAGATGGAATTAATGATTATTGGGAGCTAACTGGATTAGATGTTTTCAGTAACAATTCTACGTTGCAGATTTTTGATAGGTACGGCAATATGGTGTACAAAGAGGTAAGCAATACTGAATTTAGATGGGATGGAAAATCAAATTCTAGAGTATTAAATTCAGATACTTATTGGTTTGTTATAACGGCTGGAGATGAGAGAATTTACAAAGGATGGATTTATCTTAAGAATAAAAAATAA
- a CDS encoding PLDc N-terminal domain-containing protein — MILTFLSLSILHLVFVLFIILLPSVLWIFALIDILKSNFKDSTNKIIWVLIVLLLPVLGSILYFIFGGQQKIN, encoded by the coding sequence ATGATTCTCACTTTTTTATCGTTGTCTATTCTGCATTTGGTTTTCGTTTTGTTCATTATTCTTTTGCCTTCTGTTTTATGGATTTTTGCCCTTATTGACATTTTAAAAAGCAATTTTAAGGATTCTACCAATAAAATTATTTGGGTTTTAATTGTACTTTTGTTGCCCGTTTTAGGCTCTATTCTGTATTTTATTTTTGGAGGCCAACAAAAAATAAATTAA
- a CDS encoding glutamine--tRNA ligase/YqeY domain fusion protein, whose product MEEEKKPLNFIEQIIENDLENGLDKSKLRFRFPPEPNGYLHVGHTKAICINFGLGEKYGAPVNLRFDDTNPEKEEQEFVDAIKEDIKWLGFKYDQELYASDYFQQLYDWAVEMIKQGKAYVDEQPSEVITEQRKNPTEAGIESPYRNRPIEESLDLFERMKNGEFEEGTMSLRAKIDMTSPNMNMRDPVMYRILKRPHHRTGEKWKIYPMYDWAHGESDYLEQISHSLCSLEFENHRPLYDWYLDQVYEDGKVRNKQREFARMNVTYMVTSKRKLQRLVAEGVVTGWDDPRMPTISGMRRLGYTPKAIREFIDRVGVAKRENLINIQLLEFCVREDLNKVSTRVMSVVNPVKLIIENYPEDKEEWLETENNPEDENAGTREVPFSRELYIEREDFMEEAPKKFFRLTIGGEVRLKSAYIIKANGVEKDENGEITTIYATYDEESKSGSGTEASMRKVKGTLHWVSAKHALPIEVRIYDRLFTHEQPDAEKETDFMEFVNKDSLKKVQGFAEPSLKNAKVGDHYQFQRIGYFTPDKDSTADQLIFNRTVTLKDSFKID is encoded by the coding sequence ATGGAAGAAGAAAAAAAACCGCTCAATTTTATTGAACAAATCATCGAAAATGATTTAGAAAATGGTTTAGATAAATCTAAATTGCGTTTTAGATTTCCACCAGAACCTAATGGTTATTTACACGTAGGACATACCAAAGCGATTTGCATCAACTTCGGTTTAGGAGAAAAATATGGTGCTCCTGTTAATTTACGATTTGACGACACTAATCCCGAAAAAGAAGAGCAAGAATTCGTAGATGCCATCAAAGAAGATATTAAATGGCTAGGTTTTAAATACGACCAAGAACTATATGCTTCTGATTACTTCCAGCAGTTGTATGATTGGGCTGTAGAAATGATTAAACAAGGAAAAGCCTATGTAGATGAGCAACCTTCTGAAGTGATTACAGAACAAAGAAAAAATCCTACCGAAGCCGGAATAGAGTCTCCATATAGAAACAGACCTATAGAAGAATCTCTAGATTTATTCGAAAGAATGAAAAACGGAGAGTTCGAAGAAGGTACAATGTCTCTAAGAGCTAAAATAGACATGACTTCGCCAAATATGAACATGCGTGACCCTGTTATGTACAGAATTCTGAAAAGACCACACCACAGAACTGGTGAAAAATGGAAAATCTATCCTATGTACGATTGGGCTCATGGTGAATCTGATTATTTAGAGCAAATTTCACATTCCCTTTGTTCATTAGAATTCGAAAACCACAGACCTCTTTATGATTGGTATTTAGACCAAGTTTATGAAGATGGAAAAGTAAGAAATAAACAAAGAGAATTTGCGAGAATGAACGTTACTTACATGGTAACTTCTAAACGTAAATTACAAAGATTAGTAGCAGAAGGTGTAGTAACAGGCTGGGATGATCCTAGAATGCCTACGATTTCTGGAATGAGAAGATTGGGTTACACTCCGAAAGCCATCAGAGAATTTATTGACAGAGTGGGCGTTGCAAAACGTGAAAACCTCATCAATATTCAGTTGCTAGAATTCTGCGTAAGAGAAGACCTCAACAAAGTTTCTACCCGAGTAATGTCTGTGGTAAATCCTGTAAAACTTATCATCGAAAATTATCCTGAAGATAAAGAAGAATGGCTAGAAACTGAAAATAATCCTGAAGACGAAAACGCAGGAACTAGAGAAGTGCCATTCAGCAGAGAACTTTACATTGAAAGAGAGGATTTCATGGAAGAAGCTCCGAAAAAGTTCTTCAGATTAACCATTGGTGGAGAAGTAAGACTAAAATCTGCTTACATTATTAAAGCCAACGGAGTAGAAAAAGATGAAAATGGCGAAATCACTACTATTTACGCTACTTATGACGAAGAATCTAAATCTGGAAGTGGAACTGAAGCAAGTATGAGAAAAGTAAAAGGAACGCTTCATTGGGTTTCTGCAAAACATGCTTTACCAATTGAAGTAAGAATTTACGACAGATTATTTACTCACGAGCAACCAGATGCAGAAAAGGAAACAGATTTCATGGAATTCGTGAACAAAGATTCTCTGAAAAAAGTTCAAGGTTTTGCTGAGCCAAGCCTTAAAAATGCAAAAGTGGGAGACCATTATCAGTTCCAAAGAATTGGGTATTTTACTCCTGACAAAGATTCTACAGCAGACCAACTAATCTTTAACAGAACGGTTACGCTGAAAGATAGTTTTAAAATTGATTAA
- a CDS encoding aspartate kinase, with amino-acid sequence MKIFKFGGASVKDAESVKNVAKVLNSQGFEKCLLVVSAMGKTTNALEKVVEYYFKKEDYQNEVEKIKQSHLEITKGLFAENHKIFGEVALFFDDLEAFLRRNKSPNYNFVYDQVVSCGEMISSKILSEYLNDINFSNAWLDARDYIKTDDTYREGVVNWQETEKNISDLDQNQSYVTQGFIGSEANNFTVTLGREGSDYSAAIFAYCLNAEAMTIWKDVPGVMTGDPRKFENVTLLSNISYEEAIEMAYYGASVIHPKTLQPLKQKHIPFYVKSFVEPEKPGTKVGNSDVNQSEESYILKENQVLMNISTRDFSFIAEDHISQIFNLLAKHKIKVSMMQNSAISLALCLEDKFGKIDEVNQTLTQQFSTDVVKNVSLYTVRNANMDELSTFYADKKILLEQISKNTVQIVTQ; translated from the coding sequence ATGAAAATTTTTAAATTCGGAGGAGCATCAGTAAAAGATGCAGAGAGTGTAAAGAATGTAGCGAAAGTGTTAAACTCGCAAGGTTTTGAAAAATGCCTATTAGTAGTTTCTGCCATGGGAAAAACTACCAACGCATTAGAAAAAGTAGTAGAATACTATTTTAAGAAGGAAGATTACCAAAATGAGGTAGAAAAAATAAAACAATCTCATTTAGAAATTACCAAAGGTCTTTTTGCCGAAAATCATAAAATTTTTGGGGAAGTAGCTTTGTTTTTTGATGATTTAGAAGCTTTTTTGAGAAGAAATAAATCTCCAAATTACAATTTTGTGTATGATCAAGTGGTGAGTTGTGGTGAAATGATTTCGTCTAAAATTCTGAGTGAGTATCTTAATGATATCAATTTTAGCAATGCTTGGCTAGATGCTAGAGATTACATCAAAACGGATGACACATACAGAGAAGGCGTAGTGAACTGGCAAGAAACCGAGAAAAACATCAGCGATCTAGACCAAAATCAATCGTATGTTACACAAGGTTTCATCGGTTCAGAAGCCAATAATTTTACTGTAACTTTAGGAAGAGAAGGTTCAGATTACTCTGCGGCGATTTTTGCCTATTGTTTAAATGCAGAAGCCATGACCATTTGGAAAGATGTTCCAGGTGTGATGACAGGTGACCCTAGAAAATTTGAAAACGTAACCTTACTTTCTAATATTTCTTACGAAGAAGCCATAGAAATGGCATATTACGGAGCATCGGTAATTCACCCGAAAACGCTACAACCGCTGAAACAAAAGCATATTCCTTTTTATGTGAAATCTTTTGTTGAGCCAGAAAAACCAGGAACCAAAGTAGGAAATTCTGATGTCAACCAAAGCGAAGAAAGTTATATCCTGAAAGAAAATCAAGTGTTAATGAACATTTCTACGAGAGACTTTTCTTTCATTGCCGAAGACCACATCAGTCAGATTTTTAATCTTTTGGCAAAACATAAAATCAAAGTTTCTATGATGCAGAACTCTGCGATTTCTTTGGCGCTTTGTCTGGAAGATAAATTTGGGAAAATTGATGAGGTTAATCAAACGTTAACTCAACAATTCAGCACAGATGTAGTGAAAAATGTTTCGCTATATACCGTAAGAAATGCCAATATGGATGAACTTTCTACTTTCTACGCTGATAAAAAAATCCTTTTAGAACAAATTTCAAAAAACACTGTACAAATCGTTACGCAATAA
- a CDS encoding response regulator, with protein sequence MSIKVAVVEDEKHYNNALKKIIDNDSELDCVAQLYSGAESLALLKEMKPDVVLMDIKLPDMSGIEVVSRVIDNMSETKFIMCTSFEDDAHIYDALKTGASGYLIKGETMDKIIASIKDVYQGGAPMSFGVAKRVLQYFREEKTIVNQQLNDLSKTEFEILELLAKGYLYKEIAEIKQVTIDTIKKHVSNIYKKLHVNNKVEAINILKNL encoded by the coding sequence ATGTCTATCAAAGTTGCCGTAGTAGAAGATGAAAAGCATTATAATAATGCACTAAAAAAAATTATTGACAACGATTCGGAGTTGGACTGTGTAGCTCAATTATATTCAGGGGCAGAATCTTTAGCTTTATTAAAAGAGATGAAACCAGATGTGGTTTTGATGGATATTAAACTTCCTGATATGAGCGGTATAGAAGTGGTTTCTAGAGTTATAGATAATATGTCAGAAACCAAATTTATAATGTGTACCAGTTTTGAAGATGATGCGCATATTTATGATGCGCTAAAAACAGGAGCTTCTGGCTATCTTATCAAAGGAGAAACGATGGATAAAATTATTGCTTCCATAAAAGATGTTTACCAAGGTGGCGCACCGATGAGTTTTGGAGTTGCAAAAAGAGTTTTACAATATTTTAGAGAAGAAAAAACAATTGTGAATCAACAACTGAACGATTTGTCAAAAACCGAATTTGAAATTTTAGAACTCTTGGCAAAAGGCTATTTGTATAAAGAAATCGCAGAAATAAAACAAGTGACCATAGATACTATAAAAAAACATGTGAGCAATATTTACAAAAAACTTCATGTGAATAATAAAGTTGAAGCCATAAATATTCTTAAAAACTTATAA